GCATCCTTCGATTTGTCGGTAAAGAATCCGAATAGCGATGAGGAGGTAGTGCTACGAGAGCCAGAAGTGATTCTTGACGAGATTCAAACATTGGACGAAGAAGCTGCTGGAATCCTTGAAACGATTCGAGGACTGGTATGAGCGAAACACTTCACAAACCGCTTGCCTCTCTGTGCAGCCTCTTCACGGATGGAGATTGGATTGAATCGAAAGATCAATCGCCAAAAGGGATTCGACTTATCCAGACAGGAAACGTCGGCGTCGGAGAATTCAAGGATCGACGGGACAAGGCGAGATTTATCTCCAACGCGACATTTGCACGATTGAACTGCGAAGAAATCTTTGAAGGCGATTGCCTAATTTCGCGATTGCCGGACCCGTGTGGCAGGGCGTGTGTTATCCCTGATTGCGAAGATCGGATGGTAACGGCAGTTGATTGCACAATTGCTCGCTTTGATTCGTCTGTGATGATCGTTGACTATTTCCGTTACTACTCACAATCACAGCCCTATCTTTCAGCAGTTGAAAGAGAATGCACAGGAGCAACGCGAAAGCGAATTAGCCGAAAGAATTTGGGTAAGGTAGAGGTTCCGGTCCCCCCTCTTCATGAGCAAAGGCGAATCGTTTCAATTCTCGATGAAGCATTGGGGGCGATTGGAAAGGCGAAAGAGAACACCGAAAGAAACTTGGCTAACGCCAAGGAATTGTTTGCCAGCTACCTTGATCGCGTTTTCACGCGACCAAATGAAGGATGGGAGGAAACAACGCTTGGAGAAGCTTGTGTACTAAAGAGTGGGACTACAGTCAACAAAGCACTGGAAAAGAGTGTCGGAGATGTGCCGTATGTCAAAGTTGCCGACATGAACCATGAAGGCAATGAGTCAGAGATTGTTGGTTCGTCGCGTTATCTTCTCCAGTCTGACGTTAAGCCAAACTCTGTCTTTCCGGTAGGAACCACGATCTTTCCAAAACGGGGCGGAGCGATCTTGACGAACAAGAAACGTCTAACAAAGGTTCCCATTTGCTGTGACCTGAACATCATGGGCGTCATTCCTCCAGATAGTATCAATCCTCATTTTCTGTTCTTCTATTTTGTAAACGTTGACATGAGGGAACTAGGAAGCGGCTCCACCATTCCTCAGATCAATAACTACGATATTGATCCACTGCCGATTTTTGTTCCAAGTCCGGAAGTTCAAAAGTCAACTGTGGAAAAACTGCTTTTGTTGCTTGCTGAAGTTGAGAAGCTGGAACATTGTTGCAAACAAAAGCTCTGGGCACTCAGCGAACTCAAACAGTCCATTCTGCAAAAAGCGTTCACCGGGCAACTCACTGCCAAATCGTCTGAACTAGAGTTGGTGCCGTGAACGAATCCGAAACCAGAGCCGAACTGATCGACCCTGCCCTAGCTGCTGCTGGCTGGGGAAGCGTTGAAGACTCGTTGGTGCGTCGCGAGTACAAGATTACAGATGGCCGGATTCAACTTGGTGGGCGACGATCCAAGCGAATGATTGCCGACTACGTTCTGGTCTATCGTGGGATCAAGTTGGGAGTCATTGAGGCGAAGAGTGACGAGAAGGAAGCTGCCGACGGAGTGGGGCAGGCCAAAGAATACGCGGGTAGGTTGGACGTTGAAACGACCTTTGCCACCAACGGCAAGACGATCTACCAAATCGGTATGAAGACTGGGACAGAGGGCACGGTAGACCGCTATCCCACGCCGCAGGAACTTTGGGACAAGACGTTTGCCGAGTCAAATGAGTGGCGAGACAAGTTCAACCGCGAGCCGTTGAATCTGAGTGGTGGACTTTGGCAACCAAGGTACTACCAGGACAATGCGATCAATCGCGTGACGGGTGCGATAGCTGACGGTAAGCAACGTGTACTTCTGACGATGGCTACGGGGACGGGCAAGACAGCGGTTGCCTTCGAGATCGCATGGAAGTTGTTTCAAACGCGGTGGAACCTCAAGAGAGATGGATCAAGACGCCCTCGCATTTTGTTCTTAGCGGACCGCAATATTCTTGCCGATCAAGCGTTCAATGCGTTCTCCGCATTCCCAGAAGATGCACTGGTACGGATTCGACCAGATGAGATCGGCAAGCGAGGACGAGTGCCGACCAATGGCAGTATCTTCTTTACGATCTTCCAGAGCTTCATGAGTGGGCCAGATGAAACGCCCTACTTTGGAGACTACCCGAAAGACTACTTTGACCTAGTCATCATTGACGAATGCCACCGGGGCGGAGCATCTGACGAGAGTTCATGGCGTGACATTCTCGAATACTTCTCCCCCGCTGTTCAGATTGGATTGACCGCAACCCCCAAACGCAAGAACAACGTCGATACCTATTCGTACTTTGGCGAGCCGGTCTACACGTACTCTCTAAAAGATGGGATCAACGATGGGTTTCTAACCCCGTTCCGAGTTAAGCGGATCAAGACCACGCTGGACGAATACGTTTACTCACCCGATGACAAGATCATTCAGGGCCAAGTCGAGAACAACAAGCAATATAAAGAAGAAGATTTCAATAGGGTGATTGAGATCGTTGAGCGGGAGGCGTACCGGGTGAAGATTTATTTGGAGCAAGCAGACCAAAAGCAAAAAGCGATTGTGTTTTGTAAGACTCAGCTTCACGCCGGAATTGTGAGAGACCTCATTAATCAGATGAAGGACAGCGACGATCTGAACTATTGCTGCCGAGTGACGGCAGACGATGGGGCGATTGGAGAACAGCACTTACGCGACTTCCAGGACAACGAGAAGACAATCCCTACAATCCTGACGACGTCTCAGAAGCTATCCACGGGTGTAGATGCAAGGAATGTGCGAAACATTGTTTTGATGCGACCTGTGAACGACATGATTGAGTTCAAACAGATCGTTGGA
Above is a genomic segment from Rhodopirellula bahusiensis containing:
- a CDS encoding restriction endonuclease subunit S, with the translated sequence MSETLHKPLASLCSLFTDGDWIESKDQSPKGIRLIQTGNVGVGEFKDRRDKARFISNATFARLNCEEIFEGDCLISRLPDPCGRACVIPDCEDRMVTAVDCTIARFDSSVMIVDYFRYYSQSQPYLSAVERECTGATRKRISRKNLGKVEVPVPPLHEQRRIVSILDEALGAIGKAKENTERNLANAKELFASYLDRVFTRPNEGWEETTLGEACVLKSGTTVNKALEKSVGDVPYVKVADMNHEGNESEIVGSSRYLLQSDVKPNSVFPVGTTIFPKRGGAILTNKKRLTKVPICCDLNIMGVIPPDSINPHFLFFYFVNVDMRELGSGSTIPQINNYDIDPLPIFVPSPEVQKSTVEKLLLLLAEVEKLEHCCKQKLWALSELKQSILQKAFTGQLTAKSSELELVP
- the hsdR gene encoding EcoAI/FtnUII family type I restriction enzme subunit R, with the protein product MNESETRAELIDPALAAAGWGSVEDSLVRREYKITDGRIQLGGRRSKRMIADYVLVYRGIKLGVIEAKSDEKEAADGVGQAKEYAGRLDVETTFATNGKTIYQIGMKTGTEGTVDRYPTPQELWDKTFAESNEWRDKFNREPLNLSGGLWQPRYYQDNAINRVTGAIADGKQRVLLTMATGTGKTAVAFEIAWKLFQTRWNLKRDGSRRPRILFLADRNILADQAFNAFSAFPEDALVRIRPDEIGKRGRVPTNGSIFFTIFQSFMSGPDETPYFGDYPKDYFDLVIIDECHRGGASDESSWRDILEYFSPAVQIGLTATPKRKNNVDTYSYFGEPVYTYSLKDGINDGFLTPFRVKRIKTTLDEYVYSPDDKIIQGQVENNKQYKEEDFNRVIEIVEREAYRVKIYLEQADQKQKAIVFCKTQLHAGIVRDLINQMKDSDDLNYCCRVTADDGAIGEQHLRDFQDNEKTIPTILTTSQKLSTGVDARNVRNIVLMRPVNDMIEFKQIVGRGTRMFDGKDYFTIYDFVNIFDHFADPEWDGDPVDPDECEICGQYPCICEKPPKVCKKCGQSPCVCVKDPCPECGQRPCQCIKKVKIELGKGKSLQINHMTETSFWGPDGQPVTSEQFIQQLFGKLPDFYSTEQELRDTWSDPSTRKVLLDRLDEAGYGIDALNTLRELVADPDSDLFDVLEYVSFEVSPITRAERVAAAEPNIYEGLSQEQREFVEFVLSRYIESGTEVLDREVLPELLKLKYEAIEDAISVLGSADEITSTFVGFQKSLYAVLAG